The DNA region CGCCCCCAGCTTCCGTCCGCGTGCCGAGAACAGGGCGGCCGCGATGACCGCGACCACGACGAGCTGCAGGGCGAGCATCGTGACGCCGTAGAGCAGGTCGGTGCCGCCGGCGATCAGCGTCCCGAGCAGGATCAGCGCGAAGAGGATGGAAGTGGTGAGGGCGATCCAACCGAGGGCGTTCGACGGCTTCCTCGGCTCTTCCGCCGGGGCGATCGTCGCCACGTTCGGGCGCGGTGCGGATCCGAACGCATCGCGCCGCGCTCCTCGGTAGCCGCCGGGTGGGGGCACGGGTGGAGCGCCCTCGGTGCCCGCGATGTAGCGCGCGCGCTGCCTCTCGTGATCGCTCACCACGGCTTGTCCGTCTCCGAACCGCCCTGGTCGTCGCCCTGTTGCTGATCGCGTTCCTGCGTCCCCTGCTCGAGCTTGTCCTGCAGGCCCTTCAGCTTGTCCTCCGACGGCTGTTCCTTCTCCCCCGGTTGCGGCTGGGGTGACGGCTGCTGCTCCTCCTGCTGCTTCTGCTTGAGACGATCGGCGGTGCCGTCGAGAGAATCGGCCATGTCGCGCTGCGGGTCGGACGACTGCTGCCGGGCCTCTTCGCTGCGGCACTCCTCCGGCGTCTCGACCGTGATCGTGAGCGCCTCGCCGTAGAGCGCAGCAGCGCCCGCGCCGTCGCCGTCCGCGCGTGCGGCGTCACCCATGCGCTCGACCACCAGGGCGAGATTGATCCGTACCCCGCACACCTCCAGTCCGGTGGCGAGGTCGAGTGCCCTTTCGAGCTCGGCCCGCGCCTCCGGCAGCTGCTCCGCCGCACCGAGCGCGGTGCCGATGTTGAACGGCGCCTTGTACGGCTCGAACCAGTTCAGGAGGTCTTGTCCGCGTGCGGATGCCTCCGACCCGGCGAAGTCGTCCACCACGTAGGCGGTGATGGCCTGATGTGCGAAGGCGTACATGCTCAGCAGCTTGCCCACGAACAGGAGCGCGGCGAGGGTGAGCGGAATCGTCCCGATCGCGACCCAGCGGCGGACGCTGCGACGACGGCGGTTGGACCGGAGGAGGGCGGCGGCGCTGTCGGCCGTGCTGGCGGTGGTGGTCGAGGACCCGAGCTCGGTCGCCGCGGGTGCCGACGGATGTGTCACGTCCAACCCCCTTACCGATCGACCACTGCTCAGCGCGGGGAATTCTGGTCCCCGAAGCGGCAGGACGAAGCGCTGAACATCCTATCCGGGGATCCTCCGGATACGATTCAGCCGACCTCGAGTGCCGAGGTCGGCTGAATCATGGTGAGGGACGATGCCCGTCCCCGGGCGCTACTCGGCTGCGGTGACGCGGAACGTGTCGAAGGCCACGCCGAGTGCCGCGGTCGAGCTGCCGGAGCGGTTGCCGCTCAGGCCCACCCCGCCCGCGGGCTGCAGGGGCGTCGCATCCGACGCCTTGAGCTGCCAATCGGCCGGTTCCGTCGCCCCGGTCGCCCAGATCTTCGCGTTGATGGACGCCTGCGCGGTGCCCGTCACCGTGACCTTGAGGGTGTACGAGGTGTTCGCCGCGAAGGCGAGACCCGAGACGGCTCGGGTGGCCAGGACGGTTCCGTCACGGTGGGCGACGAGCCAGATGGTTCCGTCGGGACGGAGCCATGCGCGGACGAGATAGCGTCCGGCGGCGGAGTCGCGTGCGATGACTCCGATGTACGCACCACCGGTGGTGGCCCCCTGATCGACGCGGAAGGTCGTCTCCAGAGTCGGGCTCGGGACCGACGTCGCGTTCAGCGTGGCGTGTCGGGTGTCGCCCGCGGCCAGGTTCAACCGTCCGAAGCCGTCGGCGACCGTGGCCGCCGCCTGCGAACCGCCCGCGATCGTCCAGGCGCCGCCCGCGACCGCGTTCCCCCAGCCGCGGCTGGATGCCTGCTCGAAGTCGTCACCCGCGAGCGGCGCGGGTTCCGCCACGACGGATTCGCGGGTCGTGGTCGCCGAGCCGCCCACGTCGTCGGTCACGGTGAGGGTGACCGTACGTGTCCCCGCCGTCGAGTAGGCGTGGCTGGCGACCGCACCCGCACTGGTCGTGCCATCGCCCCAGTTCCAGCTGTAGCTGCTGATGGTGCCGTCGGTGTCGGTCGATGCCGCTGCGTCAGCCGAGGAGGTGAGACCCGATGAGGAGAGGGTGAAAGACGCGGTGGGCAGCGCATTGGCTCCCTGCACGACCACCGGCTTCTTGACCGACCCCACGAGCCCTTGGCTGTCGGTGATCGTGAGCTTGACCTGGTACGTGCCGGGCGCCGCATACGTGTGCGAGGGCGTCTTGCCCGTACCCGTCGTCCCGTCGCCGAAGTCCCAGCGGTACGCCGCGACAGTAGCGGATCCCGGCGGGACCGACGTGCTCGCGTCGAATGCCACAGCGAGCCCGACCGGGGTCGCCGTGTACGCCGCGACGGGCGCCGTTGAGCCCTTGGCGACCCAGAAGTGCGTCTTCACCTGCCCGGCGCTCAGCCCGTACGGGTAGATGGCGAACTGGTTGACGTTGCCGGTGAGGGACACCGACGTCGGGATGTTCGGCCAGTTGACCAGCTTGCCGCTGCCGATCTTCCAGAAGCCCTCGTAGGCCTGACCCTTGGTCACACCGGTGATCTGATCGTTGAGTTGGCCGTCGACGAAGAGCTTCATCCCCTCGGGGCTGACGGACGCCACGACCTGGTGCCACTGGTTGTCGTTGTACGCAGCCTTGGTCGTGATGACTCTCGTGCCGTCGCTGTACACCCCGAAGTTCAGGCGTCCGTCGTTCGACATATAGACGTTGCGGTCGTAGTTCTTCGAGAAGCCCGCTGCTGAGCTCTCGAAATCGAACAGCACTCCGCCGCTTGTCGTCGACGTCTGGAACCACATCTCGGCGGAGTACGCGGAAGGTGCGGGCATCTTCGTGGTGGTGTCGACGCGTCCGGTCTCGGTGCCGTCGAGGGCCGTCGCGCCCGTGCCCTTCGACGTTCCCGACGACAAGAGCTTCGCCCCTGCGCGGAAGATCGGGCTGTTCGCGCCGGCAACGTCCTGGCCGATGGTTCCCAGCGGGTAGTAGAGCTGGGGTTCATCGGCGAGCACCGCGTTGGAATACGGTGGCGTCGGGTCGGCCACCGTCACGGCCACCGTCACGGTCGCCGTCTTGCTCGAGACGGTGTTGCCGTTGCCGTCTGTGGCGGTGAAGGTGTACTGCTGCTGCGAGCCGGCCGGAGCCGTCGTGTCCTCGAAGCTGACGGCGGGCAGGTTCCACCAGGTGGAGTCCACCTTCGTGGTGAGCAGAGGAGCGGTCGAACCGGCGCGGCGCAGCTCATAGGTGAGCGTGAGGTCGTCACGGTCCCAGTTGGCCGGGATCGACACCTTCACCCGACCGGGGGTGAGAGACGTCGCGGTCGGCTGCCACTTGTCTCCGGAGAGGCGGGGGCCGTCTTTGGGGCCGGCGGGAGGAGCGGTCGAGAATCGCACGAGTCCCTCGAACTGGCCGTTGTTGACGGAGCGGAACTCGCCTCCGATGGAGATCATGTTGCCCGTGCCGGTGATCGACAACCCGGCCTGACCGAGTCCGGTGGTGACACCGACCGCCCAGTCGGGAGACCACGCATACGGCGAAGGCGCGGGAGTTCCGCCCCAGTCCTTTCGGCCCGGTGCCGCCGGCTGAGGTGCGAGGGTCCCCCGGGCATCGGCCGTGTATGCCTCGGAATAACGGTGCACGCGCGGGGCCTGTTCCGGGTGGAGACCCAACGTCTCGCAGGTATGGGTGTGGCTCGTGGTGTAGACGACCTTGCCGGTCGAGTAGACGCCGTAGTGGTCGCCGATGCAGTCCGCGATCCAGCGGACCTTGCCGGTGCCGGCCTCGGCCGCGAAGGTGCCTTCGAGGTTGCCGGTGGCAGCGTCGGCATAGCCCCACCCGGTGCCGTATACGCCGGTGGCATCGGTGGTGAGGCTGAAGGTTCCGGCTTTACCGGCGTAGATGCCGCTACCGGCGCCGTTCTTCACCGTCTTGGCCAGCTCCCACGCGGTGTTCAGCGTGCCGGTGGTCTTGTCGACGGCTCCGCTGCCACGCATCTCGGTGTTGCCGTTGATCTGCGAGAACCGTCCGCCGATGATGGTGTCCTTGCCGGCGGGGTCCATCACCATCGCATCCACCTGCAGGTCGGTCTGCGGGGCCCAGGGCAGGAGCGCGCCGTTCGCGGTGTTGAACGCGGCGAGGTTCTTCCGTGCGGTGCCGTTGGCCTGGCCGAACAGGCCGCCAGCGTAGACCGCGGTTCCGGATGTCGTGAGAGCGTAGACGCCCGATCCGCCGATCGACGGGACGAACCCGGCGACCAGCTCGCCGGTCTTCGCGTCGATCGCGGCGATGTTCCAACGGTCCTTCCCGTTGACACTGTTGAACGAACCGCCGATGTAGATGCGGCTGCCGTCGGGAGATGCGGCGACGGCCTTGATGACGCCGTTGACCTTCGGTGCGAACGGCAGCAGTGCCCCGGTGTTGATGTCGTAGGCGAGAACGTTCGACCGCGCGGTGAGGGCAGTGCCCGGAGCGGCTTTGGGCTCGCGGGCGTTGTCGAACTTGCCCACGGCGTAGACGGTGGAGCCGATGGTGGTCTGTGCCCAGACGT from Microbacterium sp. SY138 includes:
- a CDS encoding PKD domain-containing protein, whose translation is MGNNHVLERARSAAAGVVVGILVVAGLVSFGGGAAVATDAAPTLPPLLQRDGDVVTSDPIPTVQIDNGYVWAQTTIGSTVYAVGKFDNAREPKAAPGTALTARSNVLAYDINTGALLPFAPKVNGVIKAVAASPDGSRIYIGGSFNSVNGKDRWNIAAIDAKTGELVAGFVPSIGGSGVYALTTSGTAVYAGGLFGQANGTARKNLAAFNTANGALLPWAPQTDLQVDAMVMDPAGKDTIIGGRFSQINGNTEMRGSGAVDKTTGTLNTAWELAKTVKNGAGSGIYAGKAGTFSLTTDATGVYGTGWGYADAATGNLEGTFAAEAGTGKVRWIADCIGDHYGVYSTGKVVYTTSHTHTCETLGLHPEQAPRVHRYSEAYTADARGTLAPQPAAPGRKDWGGTPAPSPYAWSPDWAVGVTTGLGQAGLSITGTGNMISIGGEFRSVNNGQFEGLVRFSTAPPAGPKDGPRLSGDKWQPTATSLTPGRVKVSIPANWDRDDLTLTYELRRAGSTAPLLTTKVDSTWWNLPAVSFEDTTAPAGSQQQYTFTATDGNGNTVSSKTATVTVAVTVADPTPPYSNAVLADEPQLYYPLGTIGQDVAGANSPIFRAGAKLLSSGTSKGTGATALDGTETGRVDTTTKMPAPSAYSAEMWFQTSTTSGGVLFDFESSAAGFSKNYDRNVYMSNDGRLNFGVYSDGTRVITTKAAYNDNQWHQVVASVSPEGMKLFVDGQLNDQITGVTKGQAYEGFWKIGSGKLVNWPNIPTSVSLTGNVNQFAIYPYGLSAGQVKTHFWVAKGSTAPVAAYTATPVGLAVAFDASTSVPPGSATVAAYRWDFGDGTTGTGKTPSHTYAAPGTYQVKLTITDSQGLVGSVKKPVVVQGANALPTASFTLSSSGLTSSADAAASTDTDGTISSYSWNWGDGTTSAGAVASHAYSTAGTRTVTLTVTDDVGGSATTTRESVVAEPAPLAGDDFEQASSRGWGNAVAGGAWTIAGGSQAAATVADGFGRLNLAAGDTRHATLNATSVPSPTLETTFRVDQGATTGGAYIGVIARDSAAGRYLVRAWLRPDGTIWLVAHRDGTVLATRAVSGLAFAANTSYTLKVTVTGTAQASINAKIWATGATEPADWQLKASDATPLQPAGGVGLSGNRSGSSTAALGVAFDTFRVTAAE